A region from the Hippopotamus amphibius kiboko isolate mHipAmp2 chromosome 15, mHipAmp2.hap2, whole genome shotgun sequence genome encodes:
- the ANGPTL8 gene encoding angiopoietin-like protein 8: MPTLVLCLLCTLATVVQPAPAAPMSGSEPAQQQELTVLFHGALQLSQALNGMYRDTEAQLTKAGHSLSLYGQALGLLGQDVSQGQDAAQELHASLLEMQMEEDGLKLQAEATAQALGEVAQGQRVLQEKMKQLEVQLRGAWLGHARQEFESLKAHADKQSHILWVLKGHMQRQRQEMLAQQQRLRQIQERLHTAALPA, from the exons ATGCCTACGCTTGTGCTGTGCCTGCTGTGCACCCTGGCAACGGTGGTCCAGCCTGCCCCAGCAGCCCCCATGAGCGGCTCGGAGCCAGCACAGCAGCAGGAGCTGACCGTGCTCTTCCACGGGGCCCTGCAGCTGAGCCAGGCTCTCAACGGCATGTACAGGGACACGGAGGCACAGCTGACAAAGGCCGGGCACAGCCTGAGCCTCTATGGCCAGGCACTGGGGCTCCTTGGGCAGGACGTCAGCCAGGGCCAGGATGCAGCCCAAGAGCTACATGCGAGCCTACTGGAGATGCAG ATGGAAGAGGATGGTCTCAAGCTGCAGGCAGAGGCCACAGCCCAGGCGCTGGGGGAGGTGGCCCAGGGACAGCGGGTGCTGCAGGAGAAAATGAAGCAGCTAGAAGTCCAGCTGAGGGGTGCTTGGCTGGGCCATGCTCGCCAAGAATTTGAGTCCTTAAAG GCCCATGCAGACAAGCAGAGCCACATCCTGTGGGTCCTCAAGGGCCACATGCAGCGACAGAGGCAGGAGATGCTAGCACAGCAGCAGCGGCTGAGACAGATTCAGGAAAG ACTCCACACTGCAGCACTTCCGGCCTGA